From one Dermacentor silvarum isolate Dsil-2018 chromosome 3, BIME_Dsil_1.4, whole genome shotgun sequence genomic stretch:
- the LOC119445192 gene encoding ubiquitin-conjugating enzyme E2 Z, protein MREARTESEEPSLQCLMRVKKDIAEFRARPPCGVFIFPQEDNLTKIHALVVGPSDTPYDGGLFYFFLKCPSTYPVESPKVRIMTTDNGRVEFNPNLYASGKVCLSILGTWIGPPWSPAQTIESVLVSIQSLLNENPFTNEPGAAFLSLVSKFLGYESNYNASLQHETMRVAVCDTVEACLNATSPCPPVLREQVLKTFSESYEKYEKMATERLNLTVTPLRDRFFNYQWSVLSRSV, encoded by the exons ATGCGCGAGGCGCGTACGGAG AGCGAAGAGCCATCTCTGCAATGCCTGATGCGAGTCAAAAAGGACATCGCCGAATTCAGAGCCCGACCGCCGTGCGGTGTCTTCATCTTTCCGCAGGAAGACAACCTGACCAAGATCCACGCCCTCGTCGTGGGCCCCTCTGACACGCCGTACGATGGCGGGCTCTTCTACTTCTTCTTGAAGTGCCCCTCGACTTATCCCGTGGAATCGCCCAAGGTGCGCATCATGACGACGGACAACGGACGGGTCGAGTTCAACCCAAACCTCTACGCCAGCGGCAAGGTGTGCCTCAGCATCCTCGGAACCTGGATCGGACCACCGTGGAGCCCGGCGCAGACCATCGAGAGCGTACTCGTCTCCATCCAGTCGCTGCTCAACGAAAACCCTTTCACGAACGAGCCCGGCGCGGCATTTTTGTCGCTGGTCAGCAAGTTCCTCGGCTACGAGAGCAACTACAATGCGTCCCTGCAGCACGAGACCATGAGAGTGGCAGTGTGTGACACTGTCGAAGCGTGCCTCAACGCCACTTCGCCTTGTCCACCAGTTCTGAGGGAGCAAGTCCTCAAAACTTTCTCGGAGTCGTACGAGAAGTACGAAAAGATGGCCACGGAACGGCTAAACTTGACCGTAACTCCACTGCGTGATCGATTTTTTAACTATCAATGGagtgtactatcgcgctcagtatga
- the LOC119446604 gene encoding putative methyltransferase DDB_G0268948 produces the protein MMSAFALSVCQPALFAGSLVRKSCARNSLRSLAPSNWLWSSTFAGSAASHGGMSGEPHGAAYERPPASLEESYRRCFVGGDLSAQYKVARPVVPPAMVADIVEYANQTVSCKDGVCVDVGCGPGQSTERFCPHFRKVVGTDISETQISIARAACTAKNVSFQVANAECLPFDAGTVALVSTVNALHWFHWNSFFAEVRRVLVDGGVFCPTLYRLRAVAEPGLDKCFEEFRHQEFEGYLTAQHDFWTYGYEKTEVPFSDVRKEEFSVKEKTALSAVMACVRTWSFVIRMEEKEPDRAKQALDRLETRIRSKLGKPDEDDPEVQVVYRASYILCRK, from the exons ATGATGTCGGCGTTTGCTTTGTCTGTGTGCCAACCGGCCTTGTTTGCCGGCAGTTTAGTGCGTAAATCGTGCGCGAGGAACAGTCTTCGTTCACTGGCGCCTTCGAACTGGCTGTGGTCATCAACTTTCGCCGGCAGCGCAGCGTCACATGGCG GAATGTCGGGCGAGCCGCACGGCGCTGCGTACGAGCGGCCACCTGCCAGCCTCGAAGAGTCGTACAGGCGCTGCTTTGTGGGCGGCGACCTGTCGGCGCAGTACAAAGTGGCAAGGCCCGTAGTGCCGCCTGCGATGGTTGCAGACATCGTCGAGTACGCGAACCAAACG GTCTCATGCAAGGATGGTGTTTGCGTCGACGTCGGATGCGGTCCTGGGCAGAGCACGGAACGTTTTTGTCCGCACTTTAGGAAAGTCGTGGGCACCGACATCAGTGAGACGCAGATCAGCATAGCACGAGCAGCTTGCACCGCCAAGAACGTGAGCTTCCA GGTGGCCAACGCCGAGTGCCTTCCCTTCGACGCCGGCACCGTGGCGCTGGTTTCGACGGTGAATGCGCTGCACTGGTTCCACTGGAATTCGTTCTTCGCCGAGGTTCGCCGGGTGCTGGTCGACGGCGGCGTGTTCTGCCCAACGCTGTACCGGCTGCGCGCCGTGGCCGAGCCTGGACTCGACAAATGCTTCGAGGAG TTTCGGCACCAGGAGTTTGAGGGCTATTTGACTGCTCAACATGACTTCTGGACGTACGGCTACGAGAAGACCGAGGTCCCCTTCAGTGACGTTCGCAA GGAGGAATTTTCAGtgaaagagaagacggcgttgtCGGCTGTCATGGCATGTGTAAGGACGTGGAGTTTTGTGATACGAATGGAAGAAAAGGAACCCGATCGTGCCAAACAGGCTCTCGACAGACTGGAGACGAG AATTCGCTCGAAACTTGGCAAGCCCGATGAAGATGATCCAGAGGTTCAAGTAGTCTACAGAGCATCTTACATCCTGTGTCGAAAGTAA
- the LOC119444194 gene encoding ubiquitin-conjugating enzyme E2 Z yields MRVKKDIAEFRARPPYGVFIFPQEDNLTKIHALVVGPSDTPYDGGLFYFFLKCPSTYPVEPPKVRIMTTDAGRVEFNPNLYASGKVCLSILGTWIGPPWTPAQTIESVLVSIQSLLNENPYTNEPGAAFFSPISKILGYESNYNSFLQHETMRVAVCDTVEACLNATSPCPPVLREQVLKTFSESYEKYEKMVTERLNLTGTPLRDRFFNIKGVYQYKTLLARLKDLNDRVKKRNEAATQTENE; encoded by the coding sequence ATGCGAGTCAAAAAGGACATCGCCGAATTTAGAGCACGACCACCGTACGGGGTCTTCATCTTTCCGCAGGAAGACAACCTGACCAAGATCCACGCCCTGGTTGTCGGCCCATCTGACACGCCGTACGATGGCGGGCTCTTCTACTTCTTCTTGAAGTGCCCCTCGACTTATCCCGTGGAACCGCCCAAGGTGCGCATTATGACGACGGACGCCGGACGGGTCGAGTTCAACCCGAACCTCTATGCCAGTGGCAAGGTGTGCCTCAGCATCCTCGGAACCTGGATCGGACCGCCATGGACCCCGGCGCAGACCATCGAGAGCGTGCTCGTCTCCATCCAGTCGCTGCTCAACGAAAACCCTTACACGAACGAGCCCGGCGCAGCGTTTTTCTCGCCGATCAGCAAGATTCTCGGCTACGAGAGCAACTACAACTCGTTCCTGCAGCACGAGACCATGAGAGTGGCAGTGTGCGACACGGTCGAAGCGTGCCTCAACGCCACTTCGCCTTGTCCACCGGTTCTGAGGGAGCAAGTCCTCAAAACTTTCTCGGAGTCGTACGAGAAGTACGAAAAGATGGTCACGGAACGGCTAAACTTGACCGGAACCCCACTGCGTGATCGATTTTTTAACATCAAGGGAGTGTACCAGTACAAGACGCTATTGGCGCGGCTCAAGGATCTGAACGACAGAGTGAAGAAGCGGAACGAAGCTGCAACGCAAACGGAAAACGAATAA